The Brachyhypopomus gauderio isolate BG-103 chromosome 1, BGAUD_0.2, whole genome shotgun sequence genome includes the window CAAACCAGGAccagcagagacacacacacacacacacacacacacacacacacacacacacacacacacacacacacacacacacacacacacacacacacacacacacacactcactggagCATACTGGAACCAGAACCAGCTGCCTCACACACAGGGCCACAGCTCTGTATGTTAATGAACCCAgagcccctcacacacagggcCACAGCTCTGTATGTTAATGAACCCAGAGCCCCTCTCTCCTGTCCACACTCTATCTCAATCCCAgctgtccttctcaacacagcAAACAAGCCTGAGATCCTTGTCTAGCAAGCACTCCATTAATTCCCTTAGAAACATTAGGAAATTAAAATTATGTTAAGAAAAAAGGCAGCAATAATGAATGTGGTTGTGTAGGAGTCCCAAAGGGACTAGTGATCATATTTGCATTTATTGTATATTAACATGGATGGGCTAGAGAACAGTGTGTCCGATCATGAAGAGACACAACTGTTacattatattaatattaatatcgGTCTGTTCAGTTTCAATTGGACATTGAATTACCTATAatcctcttcctccagacttGTACTACTGTGAATTTCTCAGGCTAAATCAAGAGTAAACCTAATAAAACATTAACAACATTACATTTGTCTTCCTCAGAATTCAAGCATTTTTCAAAACATAGAAATGTTAAGTGACCTCCATTATAATATTTGTTATACTTTGAAGACCATCATGGACTTTgcaaacacacaagcatgcacgcacacacacacacctttacacaAAGACTATACAACTATACACAGTGTATTGATGCCATTTTTAATGCCATAACCAAAGTGAATAGCACATCAGCCCTACTGTTGGAATgtaaaaacacccccccccacacacacacacacacatacacacacaaacatctgctATTAAATTACTCATTAAACCTACACATAGTCTGTTCAATTGTTCAGGCACGTGCCACATTGTCATGAGTATATAATATGGCAACACTGAAGTCATCTAATGTGTAATTCCTTAAAATATTTACCAATCCCAAGTAGTTATAGTAACTTTGCCGTTTTTACAAGGGAAGATTATTCAGAATCTCATAATACTCTCATTACCAAGGGGTTGGCCCAGCTAAAATGTTCTTTTAATGACCACTGGATTCATaataatttaaattttaaaatatTAGTTCACtgttatattttaaataataaataaataaattgtgcTGTTCCGTTTTAAGAGTGGATGttctaaatatgtaaattagatTTGAAAAGATACAACAAAAAGTCAAAAGGCATCACCTAGATCTTTATTCCCCAGACACCTATAACACACTTCAATATGACAAACCTTTATACCAAAACATGACAAAACTTTATACCAAAACATGACAAACCTTTATACCAAAACGTGACAAACCTTTATACCAAAACATGACAAACCTTTATACCAAAACATGACAAACCTTTATACCACTACATGACAAACCTTTATACCAAAACATGACAAACCTTTATACCAAAACATGACAAACCTTTATACCACTACATGACAAACCTTTATACCAAAACATGACAAACCTTTATACCACTACATAACAAATACCACTACATGACAAACCTTTATACCACAGACTTCTATACCACGGACCCATATAAGACAAACCTTGATACTACAGAGCTTTATACTACAAAGCTTTGTCCCGCAAACCTTTATCCTCCAGACATTTATGCCTTTATGCCAAAAGACCTAAATCCCACATACTTTTCCCCCACAAACCTCTATACTTTAATACCTTTACGGGAATTTGTGCAAACATAAGGTGAAACTTACCGTTATAGTTCCAGGGTGTAAGTCCGTCCGTCCCAGTGCAATTAGTTACATTCATGTTGCATGACTTTAAAGACGCTAATCAGGGCAAAATAAAACACTTCCCCCTGTTTCACTCTAATGTGTTTTTCCTGGTGGTTATTAAACGTGTTGTCCTCATTTTTTGCGAAATCAGTAACAAGAGTACTTTGCTTTCCACATCACCGTCTTCAAATGCACGCTTTTCCCGCCAGTGATGATAGGCTCACTGTAACAGTGGTCATTCTATCTGACTTCAAATGAAACGCCTCGCGCAGAAAAGCAAGCCCTTTTTCGACGGATTTTGGAATCCACCAGATGTGGCTCTCATCTGCGCCAGAGACTACGACGTCTTTCCAGGAGTTTAGCGCGGCTGAGGATAAGGGCGTGTCAGTGATGTCATCCAGCACTAACCAATCATTATACCTGCAGGCTCGCGCGCTACTGCTTTCGGTACCTTTTTAATAAAGCAGGCGACTCTCCTAACTTGGGAAAAAACACTAAATTTATTTTTGACAGCATCTCGACGTGCAACATTTAAATAAGTGTTATTCAAATGACGCGTTCAATAATCAATTCCCAAAGTCTAGCAATAGACAAATTAAGACGCATTTTAAACTAGTTGATtattcataataaaataataatttctaGAAAATAATGTATCGAGTTGTTTCCCAGTGTCGCTGCTGTAGTGAGATTCTAGCTTTTGGGTGGAACATAGTTCTCTTTATGCGAAACGAGTCGTGCAACCGCGCAGCTAGGGAACGGGTTCAGCACCCCCACAAGTGGACAGCTCCGACAGTGGAGCATTCTGATCAACAGCTCCGCTTATCCTGAAAACATCGCGTATATTATTACACGCGTATAGATATTATTACACGTATATATTTGGAAATATGACGCAGATAGACCATATAGTGAATCAGGGTGAGGGAATATAACATATTTCTGTCATCTCACATCTCAACACACTGTTAAAATATATCTAAATATCTAAAGGGCTGCACTGGATAAGCGCAAAATAAACCGCGAGCGCAAGTTCAAACATTCATATGTAGCAAGCATAGCGAAAAtaagagaaaataaaaaagaaaaagaacaacAAACTCGATAAGGCGTTCAATGGTCAGGAGAACACCAAACTGGATATGTGGAGACACCTTGGTGACTGACCGCATGCTATCTGGGAGTTATATTCATCAAGACATCAGCTGTTCGTGACGGCTTGAAAAACtctcattttgaaatgtatAGATTAATCTCGCTTTGTGGCAGGGGAAATAAACGGAAATGATTCCAAACAAAACGAAGTTTAGCGATGTTGAATGATTTAAAATGGCAGGGTAAAACGGAAACCTTCCTAAGAGCTGTCAGCTGTTGACAACCCGGAACACTTCAGTACGGTCCGGGCGGAACATTCCTTCGGTCAGTTTGCCTCGCACGCCAGATGAGCGCCGCCTATAATTGAAGTATACAAACGTCAATCACCGACTAATAAAATACGCTATCTGCACGACCCATTTTTCTTTTTATAATTTTAGACAACCAGTAATTTCTAATTACTTTTTACACAGTAATCTGATACCATTTTACGCGAGTAAACTTTAAATATTCTGTTTTCTTTGCGATTTCCTCCCACTGATTTACGTTGCATGCTTCACTGATCTGCAAAAGCGCATTGACAGCTTTGTTGTATACACGTTTCATCCCAACAACCGATCTAGCCGTACACCTGCAGTTTACAATCTAAGAGTCAAAAATACAGCATGAACAGTCCAGACTACGCACAAAGAGTttagagaaacacagagagcgGAGTTCAGGAGAAGATGAAACCTTCCGATCCGACTGAGAAGCGAGACACGTGACAAAAATATTTCATTACTCATGTTCCttttaatgtaatatattttatttaaatacgTATTTAGTTATTAAGTACGGAAACTCAGAGCTGCCAAGCCCTAATATATATTTGGCTCAGTATCATGTAATTACGTGAAAAGTTTTATGTTATAACGTGATATTTATCATGTTATAACGTGATACTTATCACGTTATTTCATGATATGGAATTATCATGTTATTTCATTATGTGGTATTTTCACGTTATAACGAGAAATTATCACGTTATTTCGTGATATGAAATTATCACGTTATTCTGAGATAAGCAACTATCACGTTATTCTGAGATAAGAAATTATCAAGTTATTCTGAGATATGGTACTATCACGTTATTTCATGTTAAACATTTATCATGTTATTTCATGATATTAGGCCATTTAGCACTTCAACACTTCCCAGGTTCAGTCAAGGAACATGGCTTGTCTGCATGACTTAATTCAGTTCTATTTCAAACTTGGTTTAAGGCATGGTGACATTCTACAGTTGTTGAGCACTGTAGATGGTATTGTTGTCAGTATGCGTACTCTCCGAAGGATTTTGAAAAGCATGGGGTTGTACCGAAGAAAAAATGAATCCGACCCTCTAGACGTTGCATCATTTCTCATTGATCAACAGGGTGGACACGGGAGGCTGCACGGATACAAGTTCCACCATCTCAACTGCATCCAAGCTGGATATGTTGTCACACAAAGTACGGTGAGACATTTGCTAAAGTTTCTCGACCCCAATGGTGTTGAAAGAAGACGAAGAAATCGCTTGATGCGTCGCGTGTACATGAATCCTGGGCCTAATTATATGTGGCACGTTGATTCTTATGATAAATTAAAGCCGTTTGGGGTATGCATAAATGGAGCTATTGATGGATTTTCAAGACTTATTATATGGCTTCATGCCTATTCAACAAACAGCAATCCCAAAATCATCGCTGGTTATTTCATGAGGGAAGTTGAGAGGAGGATGGGGACGCCTTCCAGAATTCGCGCAGATCTGGGAACAGAAAATGTCACAATGGCCGAGATGCAGAGGTTCCTACGATGGAGTACCAATCGCAGCATCGTCAGAAACTGCTATATCGCTGGGTCCAGTAATCACAATCAGCGGATTGAAAGCTGGTGGGCGTTTTTAAGAAGTCATCATGCCCAGTACTGGATGAATCGTTTTCAGGAACTTAAGGCTAAAGACTGTTTCTCTGGAGACTTCTTGGACAAGCAGCTTATCTTGTTTACTTGCCTGTCCATCATCCAGGTGTGTTTTGCTGATTTGATGTTCaacttaataataatagtaataatagtaataataataataataataataataatatcaataatagtaataatcaTAGAAGTCATCATCATTTCCTATTACAGGAAGTAGCATAACGTCAGTCAAAAGAAGGCCTGCATTGAATGTGCTTTAGAAAGATAAAATAGAAAAATATCTAAGTAACAATTTTGCATATTGTTTTTTAATAGGAGGAACTGCAGCAAGTTGCACAGTTGTGGAATACCCATGTCGTCCGAAAGAGCAGGAATGCAATAGCTCCAAGCGGACGTCCAATTCTGATGTACACCCTGCCTCATCTATTTGGAGGACAAGATTACTTGAAACAGGTCCCCCAGGAAGCAGTGGAGGCTTGCAAAGAAGAATGCCAACAGAGAGGACCGTGTCCTTGTGATGAAACAGTGTTTGACATGTGCTGCCTTATAATGGCAGATAACTTTTTACACTCACCTACCACAGCTGATGAAGCTATAGAGCTGTATCTTTTCCTGAGAGCATGCATCCTTAAAGACTTGGACATTATCCCATGATAGCTGTATCTTTAGTGCTATGAATAATGAATGGTGAACATCTAAAGCACAATgatcatgtttttgttttgttctttactTGATCAATTCTTTCATGAATTCCTGCCCTAAATCTGCAGTTAAAATACTTGACATGTCTCTAGTATTAAATACTGTTGCATACGATGTAGTGTGCATGCAGTGCTGTGACCTGAATACATATATGAAATAAGTGTTGTTAGACAGGTAAATAGTCAAATGTATAGGTGATAGGGCATTGTTTAACATGGTAGTGTTAGACTCAAGGAGTGGTTATGTTTCTCAGCACAAGGGGGTATGCATCAACATAACATGGAGGTTTATTCTTGTGTTTGCTTCCATCAACCTCATCACTTTTGTGTTCATAAAAGTGAAATAAACCTAGGCACAAAAAGCTGTTGTGTTTCTCAGCATATAGTATTAGGGTCTGTCAGTAATCAATGAAAAAATGAGACTGTATATAAGTCAGTCCAATTTACTTTTGTAGTAACACAGTGctcatgaactcatgaacataAGACAACAGGCTTGCTTTGTTTAAATTTGACAGATTATAAAATGCTCTGCTCCAGTGTCTAAAAATGTTTTCAACAAAAGCTTTCAAGCCGATAAGACACTTTATGACTGGCATCACTATaagagtaaaaaaataatacagTAAAATGCTGATAGAACTGTTAACTTTTAAACCATCTCTGTTCAGATGTTCAAACATACCCGGATACCTCCTGCTTCTGCTACTATCAGTTGAGATAACTATATCATAGTAAACTTACATAATGCTAAATTCATACGAGGTATTATGGATCAGTATGCTGTCAAATTCGGTGCGTAGTTCAGGATAGGAGGCATATGTCCATGGCAGTTCCAGAACTGGGCCACAGGTGTGTGCTACAGGCCGGCGTGCAAGTCCATCTGCAGATGTAAACATGATGTCAATCTTGTCAACACAGACAACATCAGATCCTGTCATGAACCTTAGCATCCTTCTCAGACCAATATCATCCAATCCCCTGATGTACTGTTTCAGGAAACGAAAACTCTGGTTTTCTGCTTGAGTGGAAGGAGAAGCTtctaataatttcaaaagctttTTGGTTGTTGGCTTTTTGTCTTCGTACATAAGCAGAACATGTTGTGTGTTCACGAAAGCTTCTTTCAGGGATGCACCAGCAATTAAGGACATCTTCTCGCATGCATACCTTGGCTTTTGGATCAGCTGTTTGTGTGCCACCTTTAGAAGGATGCCTTTCAAATTGTTTCGTGTTGGAAAGGCTGTCACATCCAAGCGGTCCAGCAGATCAATCAGCTCATCCTGGTCGTCCTCTGAAAGATCTTCTTTTAAAGCAGTAGTGATTAACTTCCTATCTGATTGACTAACAAACTGAAGAAGACTTTCAAAAAGCACATCATCTGAGACCTCATTCTCACCAAAAATGAGTGAAACTGTGAAAGCGGGGGATAAGCGACAGGGAAAATAGCCATGGTCTTGAAATCCTTTGAGGAGGATTCGGCCAATGGATTTCCATTCTTTCTCTTGCCATTTAGGACACAGAGATGGAACTCTCAGGTCCTCCCCTTCAGCTGTGTGATCCAGAAGTTGTGTCCAAAATGCAGCATACACGTCCCTTGACACACCATTGTGGTCGGCTCCTCTTTCATCAATGAAAGTGTATCGAAGGGAGTGCTTGAGAAGTGCTGAATCCTTGAACTGGGCTATCATCTCTTCCAGAAGATTGACCCTGTGTAGTTTAACTGTTATATTCATAACAGATGAATTTGTAGAGGTACCTGCTGCATCTTCTATAGCTGCTGACTCTGGAGCAATGTTTGCTGCACTTGTGGAGTGAGACATGTTGGATGAGTTGTCACTTGCTGTGTCTGGAATGATGAATGCTGAGCTTGCACTGGGGAATAGGACTGATATGATGGCAGTGTCCTCGTTGATCTGCAGGTCAGGTTGATATAACAACGTGTCATCCAGTTGGCCAGCCATGGGTTCTCCGAGAAAAGGGCCAATCATCACCTCAGATGTGTCTAGAAATGGTTCTGTATCGACAGTTTGAAGAGGCTGCTCTTCCTCTTCATGCATGCTATTCTGTATTTGTTGGTTAATTGTTGATTCTTCTGCGACACATTCTTCAGCATCCTCATCTTTTGGAACCTTTGTGCACAGGTAGAATCTCAACACTCCCATTCTTAGTACGCTGTAGAGTTCCCCAACTGTAATAGCGTCATCAAAAATAGCTTCTTCCTGATAATCTACTATGTCATAGCTAAATGTGTCAAACTTTCCTACCTTATTTTTTCCATTTGGGAAGAAAATATCCTTGGCATACTGCAGTATATCCGCCTTCTTTGATTCTTTGGGTACATCAAGGGTCCTTGTCCCTCCTCCTTTGCGTTTTCTGACTTGCTTGCCTTCGTGAATCCAGCCCAACTCCACTTTTCTTGTCTTCTTTTCTGCAAATGTGTTGCATTTTGCATAATGTCTTTTCTGTCTTTTGGTAGATGTCTCCTGGTTATTGTTCTCATCATCACTCACAGTAATGCCCATTTTTTTCTTCAGTTTTTCCAGCATCGAATGTTTTGCAGATTCTTTTGTTCTTGCTGTGGCACTGTGTTGCAAACAGAAGCGTCTTGCTGCAATCCTGTCTCCATAAGTTGGGATGTATTCAGCCAGAGTGTTGTCGTCCATATAATCAAGGACTGTGGCATCAATCTGTCaagacataataataataattacaacTCAAGAACAAGACTACAtaacatactgtatgtacacacaAAGGAATCATAGAAGGGGCATAGTATGATACCATTATCTTTATGAACTGAGACTAAGTGCTTATAATAAGTAAACAATGCACACAGTAACTAAATTAATTAAGACAAACACAATCAAGTATCATCAACTTCTCACTATAGCCGATATAGCTAATGAGACAACTAAACTCAGATCACTAATATTCCAATCAAGCTAAAAAAAAAGGtgcaacaaaaacaaattgcAATAGTAATGGTTCCTTGTATTGATCCTTAACCCCAATTGTATCACATATTCAAAATCTACATTCATCTACCTTCACCTTCAAAAAGTCTGTTCTACTTCATTGATGAAGGTAGATCCAGTCTTTTTCTCCAGGACTGAACTGCGATGTTTGCTTGCTTGTATTGCATTCTGCATTAAAGTGCAGTATTCTTGTAGCAGTTCTGATTTATCCAAAACAATGCACTTACAGCACTAATAGGCCTACAGGTATATAGGCTACAGCGGTATATGCAGTGATACTACAACTGCAATTTTAAAACTGCGCAATGTCGTAGTTTCCCCTCATTTAGTTTCTGATTTTACAAAACTATATATTGGGCATACTCAGGTTCATGTGCAGTGTTGTGCCCGAAGTGTTGTACCATATTTTGATGTTTGTTAGAGAGAGCGTTTTACCGAAGTTCCCGGGTAAAGTGTCCAAAGTCCAAACAGAGCAGCGATTTGGAGCAACCTTTACTGGAGAAGCCAAATAGCTAGCAACTAGTGCTAAACCCCATTTAAGACTGGGGTGCATGCCGTCAACAATATTGGTATTTATCCATGCAAATCGAGAAACACAGACATGTGTCAAGAGCTTAAGGCCACATAGTTGCCGAATTTCAGCAGAGTTGTGCACTGCCACTGCCATCACTCGCTAGGCACCTAGCAGCCATATTCAGCAGTTCTATGGCAAACTACCAATTGAGGACGTAAACAGTAAAATACACTTACATGATCTTGCTCCATTCGAAGGAGACAGTCCTCTGGAACACCCCGACCTCGAAGAAATCTCGAGAGTGGAGAATCCACTTTTTCAGCCATCCTCAAGTGAAATGGAAGCGCGCTTGGCCGTGTATCAAAGTAAAACCATAGCCTATTGATGTTTTCACGTTATACCGTTAAAATATCATGAAATAACGTGATAAATGTTTATCACAAAATAACATGATAATTTCATAATTCGAAATAACGTGATAATTTCATATTATGAAATAACGTGATGGATTCATATCTCGGAATAACATGATAATTTCTTATCACGAAATAACATGATAATTTCACGATATAACgtgaaaatataatatcatGAAATAACATGCTAGTTTTGTATCACGAAATAACGTGATAGATATCACGTTATAACGTAATAAATATCACGTTATAACATGAAACCTTTCACGTTATTTCATGTTACTGAgtcaaattatatttatatggCTGGCAGCTCTACGTCGCCGTAATTAAGAAAAGGAGGAAAGTAAATACATAACATTGTCTCATTTAGTAGTGCCTTACTTGTATGatccacaccaaacacacacactgtcaataACTGCATTTATTGATGATTGAGACAGGAggtaatttgattaaatcatgTGACCTGACCGAGGTAGACACAGTGCAGTCAACATGACGATGTATAAACTGTAAAACCAGTGTATACAGTGTATCTTAATATATCACAAACACTGTAATGTTGTCTAATATCTCCCAAATGCTATGTTCTTTTCTAATCTCCCAAACACTATACTGTACTGTTATCTAATATCTCAAACACGGTACTATACAGTAGTTAACCAATGTCTCCCAaacactgtactgtactgttatCTAACATCTCCCAGACACTATACTGTTACCTAATATCTCCCAAACACTATACTGTTATCTAGTGTACAtctttaaaataatatacaGTATTTTGTA containing:
- the LOC143526112 gene encoding uncharacterized protein LOC143526112 isoform X1, giving the protein MAEKVDSPLSRFLRGRGVPEDCLLRMEQDHIDATVLDYMDDNTLAEYIPTYGDRIAARRFCLQHSATARTKESAKHSMLEKLKKKMGITVSDDENNNQETSTKRQKRHYAKCNTFAEKKTRKVELGWIHEGKQVRKRKGGGTRTLDVPKESKKADILQYAKDIFFPNGKNKVGKFDTFSYDIVDYQEEAIFDDAITVGELYSVLRMGVLRFYLCTKVPKDEDAEECVAEESTINQQIQNSMHEEEEQPLQTVDTEPFLDTSEVMIGPFLGEPMAGQLDDTLLYQPDLQINEDTAIISVLFPSASSAFIIPDTASDNSSNMSHSTSAANIAPESAAIEDAAGTSTNSSVMNITVKLHRVNLLEEMIAQFKDSALLKHSLRYTFIDERGADHNGVSRDVYAAFWTQLLDHTAEGEDLRVPSLCPKWQEKEWKSIGRILLKGFQDHGYFPCRLSPAFTVSLIFGENEVSDDVLFESLLQFVSQSDRKLITTALKEDLSEDDQDELIDLLDRLDVTAFPTRNNLKGILLKVAHKQLIQKPRYACEKMSLIAGASLKEAFVNTQHVLLMYEDKKPTTKKLLKLLEASPSTQAENQSFRFLKQYIRGLDDIGLRRMLRFMTGSDVVCVDKIDIMFTSADGLARRPVAHTCGPVLELPWTYASYPELRTEFDSILIHNTSYEFSIM
- the LOC143526112 gene encoding uncharacterized protein LOC143526112 isoform X2 produces the protein MAEKVDSPLSRFLRGRGVPEDCLLRMEQDHIDATVLDYMDDNTLAEYIPTYGDRIAARRFCLQHSATARTKESAKHSMLEKLKKKMGITVSDDENNNQETSTKRQKRHYAKCNTFAEKKTRKVELGWIHEGKQVRKRKGGGTRTLDVPKESKKADILQYAKDIFFPNGKNKVPKDEDAEECVAEESTINQQIQNSMHEEEEQPLQTVDTEPFLDTSEVMIGPFLGEPMAGQLDDTLLYQPDLQINEDTAIISVLFPSASSAFIIPDTASDNSSNMSHSTSAANIAPESAAIEDAAGTSTNSSVMNITVKLHRVNLLEEMIAQFKDSALLKHSLRYTFIDERGADHNGVSRDVYAAFWTQLLDHTAEGEDLRVPSLCPKWQEKEWKSIGRILLKGFQDHGYFPCRLSPAFTVSLIFGENEVSDDVLFESLLQFVSQSDRKLITTALKEDLSEDDQDELIDLLDRLDVTAFPTRNNLKGILLKVAHKQLIQKPRYACEKMSLIAGASLKEAFVNTQHVLLMYEDKKPTTKKLLKLLEASPSTQAENQSFRFLKQYIRGLDDIGLRRMLRFMTGSDVVCVDKIDIMFTSADGLARRPVAHTCGPVLELPWTYASYPELRTEFDSILIHNTSYEFSIM